The Echinicola rosea genome has a segment encoding these proteins:
- the proC gene encoding pyrroline-5-carboxylate reductase, which produces MFLNKKTFLKNMKVLVIGGGNMGLTYAEAIAKSKFLKDKDLMILDNSKEKTDELRKRSHFAVFEKLEECVPAADVIFIAVKPYHSNKLMEDMKELTSEGQIFISLMAGVTIAAIQEGLNRKKVVRAMPNLPAQVGKGLTSFTASDEVSRLELSTVENLLDTTGRSVRLDTENDIDASTGISGSGPAYIFYFMQSMLEAALKMGFSKHDSRVLVEQTFAGAVELFSSSDLDPEAWMDRVASKGGTTRAALDSMDDNNVKEMIKEAAYAAFKRAVELGKEFQNG; this is translated from the coding sequence CTGTTCTTAAATAAAAAAACCTTTCTAAAAAATATGAAAGTTCTTGTAATCGGTGGTGGCAACATGGGGCTAACTTATGCTGAAGCTATCGCTAAATCAAAATTTTTAAAAGATAAGGATCTGATGATCCTTGACAATTCTAAAGAAAAAACTGATGAGCTGAGAAAAAGAAGTCACTTTGCTGTGTTTGAAAAGCTTGAAGAGTGCGTTCCAGCAGCAGACGTGATTTTTATTGCTGTAAAACCGTACCACTCCAACAAATTAATGGAGGATATGAAAGAGTTGACCTCAGAGGGCCAAATATTCATTTCCTTAATGGCGGGAGTGACCATAGCAGCTATTCAGGAAGGACTTAATAGGAAAAAGGTGGTCAGGGCAATGCCAAACCTGCCCGCTCAAGTAGGTAAAGGATTGACTTCTTTTACAGCATCTGATGAGGTTTCCAGACTTGAACTTTCTACGGTAGAAAACCTTCTGGATACCACTGGGCGCTCTGTAAGGTTAGACACAGAAAATGATATTGATGCATCCACGGGAATTTCCGGTAGTGGTCCTGCATATATCTTCTACTTTATGCAATCCATGCTGGAAGCAGCCCTCAAGATGGGATTTTCCAAGCACGATTCCAGGGTATTGGTGGAGCAAACCTTTGCCGGTGCAGTGGAACTGTTCAGTTCCTCTGACCTTGACCCTGAAGCATGGATGGACCGAGTAGCCTCCAAAGGCGGCACCACAAGGGCAGCACTGGATTCAATGGATGACAACAATGTCAAAGAAATGATTAAAGAAGCTGCTTACGCTGCATTTAAGAGAGCTGTAGAACTTGGAAAAGAATTTCAAAATGGATAA
- a CDS encoding patatin-like phospholipase family protein: MLPRSMYFSWVFALLFPLMTMAQNDGDKERPKIGLVLSGGGAKGMAHVGVIKAMEKAGIRPDYIVGTSMGAVIGGLYAIGYNADELQSIIMQADWDLIVSNRVNFNTIAFEEKEYYNRYLFELPIIKGRLVVPTGLIEGQKLSETLHYYTWPSIQYQDFDEFPIPFRCVTTDLKTGKGIVVGSGYLPDALRSSIAIPSAFTPFDLDSTLVVDGGVVNNFPVNVAQDMGADIIIGVNVGEEDFVDPKELGSFSDILMQVAMASSYKKLATNISGCDIYIKPDLEGYSNASFSSYREILNLGHKAGEENFAKFEKLSDSLALEKSKPPGIGLIVYPVRISKITIQGNRLFSDELIRSKLGISPMDTVTRSDLQAGIDRVFGVNGFRKVDYNLKPTVTGDYELLLKAKEKHTTILHGAFHYDNLFSAGVLLNLTVRDLFGKPSRTVGILDVSQNPKFRIDHYKYLGDNKKFALNLRYNYLFQQIPEYVNGVRQDLFLNRETHIGANILTTHSLKQSFWLGGFYERSRAQSSFNISIPSEVRGAYFTYMGLRFLHTRNSLNDRNYPTAGAETILEGMFRAYSNYRIKLRNDVDTLTLGQGDETVKIPKESLDETLDQITPNGFISLYFNYVKYFPLNDHFQVIPTVALGLTLSGQGDDFSFSEFTLGGYQRVDFNDTPVWGLNYAELTTENFGKVGVNFQWLPTKNLYLRMGTNLLGHGYHSLLNNGEGFQFNEFFEDRLIWGYGVDLTLDSFLGPITGGLSSNTKDGVVRPYLSIGFSFNYSDR; the protein is encoded by the coding sequence ATGCTTCCTAGATCAATGTATTTTTCTTGGGTTTTTGCGTTGTTGTTTCCATTGATGACAATGGCGCAGAACGATGGCGACAAGGAGCGGCCTAAAATAGGGCTGGTACTCAGTGGAGGCGGTGCCAAGGGGATGGCGCATGTGGGCGTGATAAAGGCCATGGAAAAGGCCGGTATCCGTCCCGATTATATCGTAGGGACGAGTATGGGAGCAGTGATAGGAGGACTGTATGCCATTGGCTATAATGCCGATGAACTACAGTCGATCATCATGCAGGCAGATTGGGATCTGATCGTTTCCAATAGGGTGAATTTTAACACCATCGCTTTTGAGGAGAAGGAGTATTATAATCGTTACTTGTTTGAATTGCCCATAATAAAAGGCAGATTAGTGGTGCCTACTGGACTGATAGAGGGACAGAAATTATCAGAAACCTTACATTATTATACGTGGCCTTCGATACAGTACCAGGATTTTGATGAGTTTCCTATTCCATTTCGCTGTGTGACCACTGACTTAAAGACCGGGAAGGGCATTGTGGTAGGGTCGGGATATTTACCTGATGCCTTACGGTCGAGTATTGCCATTCCATCAGCATTTACTCCGTTTGATTTGGACAGTACCTTGGTGGTCGATGGTGGGGTGGTCAATAATTTCCCGGTGAATGTGGCGCAGGATATGGGGGCGGACATCATCATCGGGGTCAATGTTGGTGAGGAGGATTTTGTCGATCCCAAGGAATTGGGTTCGTTTTCTGATATCCTTATGCAGGTAGCCATGGCCAGTTCATATAAAAAACTCGCTACGAATATTTCCGGCTGTGATATCTATATCAAACCTGATCTGGAAGGATATAGTAATGCAAGTTTTAGTAGTTACAGGGAGATACTCAACCTGGGACATAAAGCAGGCGAAGAGAACTTTGCGAAGTTCGAAAAGCTGTCGGATAGTTTGGCATTGGAAAAAAGCAAGCCCCCCGGGATTGGGCTGATCGTTTATCCGGTGCGCATTAGTAAAATCACCATTCAGGGAAATCGGCTTTTTTCTGATGAGCTTATTAGGTCAAAATTAGGTATAAGTCCAATGGATACCGTCACCCGGTCTGATTTGCAGGCGGGGATCGATAGGGTTTTTGGTGTCAATGGCTTTAGGAAGGTGGACTATAACCTTAAGCCTACCGTCACTGGGGATTATGAGCTGCTGCTTAAAGCAAAAGAAAAACACACTACTATCTTGCACGGTGCCTTCCATTATGACAACCTGTTCTCTGCTGGGGTACTGCTCAATCTTACCGTGCGTGATCTTTTTGGTAAACCTTCGAGAACAGTGGGGATATTGGATGTCTCCCAAAACCCTAAGTTCAGGATAGACCATTATAAATACTTAGGGGACAATAAGAAGTTTGCGCTAAACCTGCGGTATAATTATTTGTTTCAGCAAATTCCTGAGTATGTGAACGGGGTCAGACAAGACCTGTTTTTGAACAGGGAAACGCATATTGGTGCCAATATCCTTACCACGCATTCGCTGAAACAGAGCTTTTGGCTGGGCGGGTTCTATGAGCGGTCACGGGCTCAGTCCAGCTTTAATATATCTATTCCTTCTGAAGTCCGAGGGGCTTATTTCACTTATATGGGGTTAAGGTTTTTGCATACCAGAAACTCACTGAATGATCGCAATTATCCCACGGCAGGAGCTGAAACGATATTGGAAGGGATGTTTAGAGCATATAGCAATTACCGCATAAAGCTTCGCAATGATGTGGATACGCTGACACTTGGGCAAGGCGATGAAACGGTAAAAATCCCCAAGGAGTCCTTGGATGAGACCCTTGATCAGATTACGCCGAATGGATTCATTTCTCTTTATTTTAATTATGTCAAGTATTTCCCACTAAACGACCACTTTCAAGTGATTCCCACCGTGGCGCTGGGGCTTACCCTGTCCGGACAAGGGGATGACTTTAGCTTTAGCGAGTTTACATTGGGAGGATATCAACGGGTGGATTTTAACGATACTCCTGTGTGGGGACTGAATTATGCTGAGCTTACCACGGAGAATTTCGGGAAAGTTGGGGTGAATTTTCAGTGGCTTCCAACAAAGAACCTTTACCTGAGGATGGGGACCAATTTACTAGGTCATGGCTATCATTCTCTTTTAAACAATGGAGAGGGTTTTCAATTCAATGAATTCTTTGAGGACAGGCTTATTTGGGGCTACGGGGTTGACCTGACCTTGGATTCTTTCCTGGGCCCTATCACCGGCGGGCTTTCTTCCAACACAAAAGACGGCGTGGTCCGGCCGTACCTGTCCATTGGTTTTTCATTTAATTATTCTGATAGGTAG